Proteins encoded together in one Coffea arabica cultivar ET-39 chromosome 2c, Coffea Arabica ET-39 HiFi, whole genome shotgun sequence window:
- the LOC113725454 gene encoding scarecrow-like protein 14 — protein sequence MVMDGNSRVGYGTTSGIELNDEGVSVVPNPNLIGSLRLDGNVVERNYASRLSVQSHLYPNVFVPLSSGDSNEDYDFSDAVLKYINDMLMEEEMEDKGCMFQESAALQAAEKSFYDVLGEKYPPPDHQVPSSNLRVSSREESYPGGYGGLIWCPSWNNDTSGSDSTYVQHFSPYSSSNSSGTVADGHIDSPDSILRISDIFSDSQSAMQFKKGVEEASKFLPNGNALLVDSQENGLLDKVQKKWPMTVKVERSENGYSPDESRGKKNPLHEDLQQQGGRSNKQSAVFTESTVRSDLFDKVLLCSEGRNESDLRKALQDMAVKNVPQNNKLKGSSGGKSRSKKQGAKRNVVDLRTLLTLCAQAIAADDRRTANEFLKQIRQHCSPTGDGMQRLAKYFADGLEARMAGSGTQIYKALITMPTSAADVLKAYQLYLAACPFRKISNFFSNKTIWHAAEKGSTLHIIDFGILYGFQWPCLIQRLSSRSGGPPKLRITGIDLPHPGFRPAERVEETGRRLANYAETFKVPFEFVAIAQKWETVRIEDLKIREDEVLAVNCLYRMRNLLDETVVVNSPRNIVLNLIRKMKPDVFVLGIVNGAYNAPFFVTRFREALFHYSSFFDMLEANVPREIHERMLLEKTIFGREAMNVIACEAAERVERPETYKQWLVRNLRAGFRQLPLNEDIMRMAKERAVSYDKDFVIDEDSQWLLQGWKGRILYALSSWTPAD from the coding sequence ATGGTTATGGATGGAAACTCAAGAGTGGGCTATGGGACCACCTCTGGAATTGAGCTTAATGATGAAGGTGTTTCTGTTGTTCCTAATCCCAATCTGATTGGCAGTTTAAGACTCGATGGTAATGTAGTCGAACGAAATTATGCTTCCCGTTTGTCAGTCCAATCTCACCTATATCCAAATGTATTTGTTCCCCTGTCAAGCGGTGATTCGAACGAGGATTATGATTTTAGTGATGCGGTACTTAAGTATATAAATGACATGCTTATGGAAGAGGAGATGGAGGATAAGGGGTGTATGTTTCAAGAGTCGGCCGCTCTTCAAGCGGCGGAAAAATCATTCTATGATGTTCTTGGCGAGAAGTATCCTCCACCTGATCATCAGGTCCCCAGTTCGAATCTGAGGGTTTCAAGCAGGGAGGAAAGCTATCCTGGGGGTTATGGTGGTCTTATTTGGTGCCCAAGTTGGAATAATGATACTAGTGGATCGGATTCTACTTACGTACAACATTTCTCACCCTACAGTTCATCAAATAGCAGTGGGACTGTCGCTGATGGGCATATCGATTCTCCTGATAGTATCCTTAGGATTTCTGATATATTTAGTGATAGCCAGTCTGCTATGCAATTTAAGAAGGGGGTTGAGGAAGCAAGCAAATTCCTTCCTAATGGCAATGCTTTGCTTGTTGATTCCCAAGAGAACGGGTTGTTGGATAAGGTCCAGAAAAAATGGCCTATGACTGTCAAGGTAGAGAGGAGTGAAAATGGATATTCACCTGATGAGTCGAGGGGGAAGAAAAATCCACTTCATGAAGATTTGCAACAACAGGGAGGTAGGAGTAACAAGCAGTCAGCTGTGTTCACTGAATCAACTGTGAGGTCGGATCTGTTTGATAAGGTGCTGTTATGCAGTGAAGGTAGAAATGAGTCTGATCTCCGTAAAGCATTACAGGATATGGCGGTTAAAAATGTTCCACAGAACAATAAATTGAAGGGTTCTAGTGGTGGGAAATCTCGTAGCAAGAAACAAGGGGCCAAAAGGAACGTGGTCGATTTGAGAACCCTCTTGACCCTTTGTGCTCAAGCGATTGCTGCTGATGATCGAAGGACTGCAAATGAGTTTTTGAAGCAGATTAGGCAACATTGTTCTCCAACTGGGGATGGGATGCAACGATTGGCCAAATATTTCGCTGATGGTCTTGAAGCACGTATGGCTGGCTCCGGCACTCAGATCTACAAAGCCCTTATTACCATGCCTACATCAGCTGCTGATGTCTTAAAAGCTTACCAGCTTTATCTTGCTGCCTGCCCATTTAGGAAGATCTCTAATTTCTTCTCCAATAAGACGATTTGGCATGCTGCTGAGAAAGGCTCAACGCTACACATAATTGATTTTGGTATTCTATATGGTTTCCAGTGGCCATGCCTCATACAACGCCTCTCATCTAGATCAGGTGGCCCTCCCAAACTTCGTATCACGGGGATTGATCTTCCACATCCTGGATTTCGACCAGCAGAGAGGGTTGAGGAGACAGGTCGCCGTCTGGCTAATTATGCTGAGACTTTCAAAGTGCCGTTTGAGTTCGTTGCTATAGCACAGAAGTGGGAAACTGTTAGGATTGAAGATCTGAAGATCCGTGAAGATGAGGTGCTTGCCGTGAACTGTCTCTATAGAATGAGGAATCTACTCGATGAGACTGTTGTGGTGAATAGTCCGCGAAACATCGTCTTGAACCTCATTCGGAAGATGAAACCGGACGTTTTCGTGCTAGGGATAGTCAACGGTGCATATAATGCTCCTTTCTTTGTCACTCGATTCCGAGAGGCTCTATTTCATTATTCTTCTTTCTTTGATATGCTAGAGGCTAATGTTCCCCGTGAAATTCATGAAAGAATGCTGCTTGAGAAAACAATATTTGGACGAGAGGCAATGAATGTCATTGCATGTGAAGCTGCTGAGCGCGTTGAGCGACCAGAGACTTACAAGCAATGGCTGGTTCGAAATTTACGGGCAGGATTCAGACAGCTTCCATTGAACGAGGATATCATGAGGATGGCAAAAGAACGGGCAGTGTCCTATGACAAGGATTTTGTGATTGACGAGGATAGCCAGTGGCTGTTGCAGGGTTGGAAGGGACGAATTCTGTATGCTCTCTCTTCTTGGACGCCAGCTGATTGA